One part of the Candidatus Eisenbacteria bacterium genome encodes these proteins:
- a CDS encoding PKD domain-containing protein — MRRIILFAITLSCILSASICLAEDRMVTVDGYCFLEDEASDHSGTRVLFEAVSPSAVTDSAFTADTGYISLGLSEGLYVIHYTHDGYLPHDTSEPVYIAANTTLADVTLQPGTIIEVSGDVFGEWTPDHWFKVIGDIRVPPDSSLVIHPGTLISFMDNYQMTVNGALIAAGTETDSIRFVSGQLGPAPGDWKGIVFTDSTTCSGSLEYCVIENAGSGGGAGDGWALKLESTGSTPILIENCTIRYSENNGIFCGRATAQIIGNHIYECEVGIYCFYSSSVISNNTLGRVHTAIELSDSPSLITGNTIENVVYGISCHGSSAVITGNYIGSFIQMGIYCTGALSAPLIMNNIIESLMYSSATGIICSASSPRIVGNIVRSNSTGILIESATPLIADNVISENNHGINAYSCSPDSIMYNNVWNNGTNYTGDGLPSNIGDICCTNYNNDPCDTYYNISMDPLFDPENEYHLLEGSPCIDAGLPDPATYDADGTIADIGAFPFLQSNPDPPVIDFTGDPTTGASPLAVAFTTSNTGGPIISWLWDFGDGTSSSRANPAHNYIVTEPTQFTVSLLVMGPGGGTDSAVKIDYIAVLPGNAPPVAHFNADPLIGHGDVQFNNQSLGAISTLLWTFGDEESSDEWSPLHHYAMPDTYTVCLEVGGAGGTDEECKIDYIIIVDPETVVAGFTPSDTFGVVPAPIAFTNTSSGTIDTYHWDFGDGDSSSVANPVHTYTAVGDFTVTLIAAGPANSDTASVGIRMLPAEAIITAVDDVPDDQGGQVLVSFNRSGHDTNSPRSEIYAVEAFYNSQWVTLLSGGAYGQEGYIYLVPTFCDSTAADPCLTQFRVIAHMDEGIFISDPMTGYSVDNIAPSVPEGFQITFSPGASILSWNPCPDDDFQYFNIYRGPDADFEPSPENLAHQTIATHWADESPGHTLFYKLTAVDNAGNESGPALASDASGAAGELSINRFALHPCRPNPLNSRTMIIYDVPRSNIVVTLRIYDEQGRIVRHLVDGPIAAGRHTVIWDGRDNQNRKVASGIYFYKLESDGFSQARKLSLLR; from the coding sequence ATGCGGCGCATCATCCTCTTTGCGATCACACTGTCCTGCATCTTATCCGCTTCTATCTGTCTCGCTGAAGACCGGATGGTCACGGTGGATGGTTATTGCTTTCTTGAAGATGAAGCATCGGATCACAGCGGCACGAGAGTGCTCTTCGAGGCCGTGTCGCCTTCGGCGGTGACCGACAGCGCCTTCACGGCGGACACCGGATACATCAGCTTGGGATTATCGGAGGGGTTGTACGTTATTCACTATACCCATGATGGGTACCTGCCGCACGACACCAGCGAGCCGGTTTACATTGCCGCCAACACGACCCTTGCGGATGTCACGCTGCAGCCGGGAACGATTATCGAGGTATCCGGCGACGTTTTCGGCGAGTGGACGCCGGATCATTGGTTCAAGGTCATCGGTGATATCAGGGTTCCACCGGATTCCTCTCTTGTTATTCACCCGGGCACATTGATCTCCTTTATGGATAATTACCAGATGACCGTGAACGGCGCCCTCATCGCGGCGGGAACGGAGACGGACAGTATTCGGTTTGTTTCAGGCCAACTCGGGCCTGCCCCGGGTGATTGGAAAGGGATTGTCTTCACCGATTCGACGACCTGTTCGGGATCTCTGGAGTACTGTGTGATTGAAAATGCGGGGTCCGGCGGAGGAGCCGGCGACGGCTGGGCGCTGAAATTGGAATCTACGGGGAGCACGCCTATACTCATTGAAAATTGTACAATACGTTATTCCGAAAATAATGGCATATTCTGCGGAAGGGCAACCGCTCAGATTATTGGGAACCATATCTACGAATGTGAGGTAGGTATATATTGTTTTTATTCCTCATCTGTAATCTCGAATAATACCCTTGGTCGAGTCCACACAGCAATTGAACTCAGCGATTCCCCTTCACTTATCACCGGCAATACGATTGAAAACGTCGTCTACGGGATATCCTGCCATGGCAGCTCCGCGGTTATCACCGGAAATTATATCGGCAGTTTTATCCAAATGGGAATTTATTGCACTGGAGCCCTTTCGGCGCCGCTCATCATGAATAACATTATTGAATCACTCATGTATTCAAGTGCTACTGGAATTATATGCTCAGCATCCTCACCCAGGATCGTCGGCAATATAGTAAGGTCGAATTCCACAGGGATACTAATAGAATCAGCCACACCCCTTATCGCCGACAATGTCATATCAGAAAACAACCATGGGATCAACGCATATTCCTGTTCTCCAGATTCCATCATGTACAATAATGTCTGGAACAACGGCACCAACTACACTGGTGACGGGCTGCCTTCAAACATCGGGGATATCTGCTGCACGAATTATAACAACGACCCCTGCGACACCTATTACAACATCTCCATGGATCCGCTTTTCGATCCCGAGAATGAATACCATCTTCTCGAGGGATCGCCCTGTATCGACGCCGGTCTTCCCGATCCGGCCACTTACGACGCCGACGGCACGATCGCCGATATCGGCGCCTTCCCTTTCCTTCAATCAAACCCCGATCCGCCCGTAATAGATTTCACCGGTGACCCGACAACGGGCGCTTCACCTCTGGCGGTGGCCTTCACCACCAGCAACACCGGCGGGCCGATCATAAGCTGGCTCTGGGATTTCGGGGACGGCACATCGAGCAGCCGGGCCAATCCGGCCCATAATTACATCGTGACCGAGCCGACCCAGTTTACCGTTTCTCTTCTCGTTATGGGACCGGGTGGCGGCACCGATTCAGCGGTCAAGATCGATTACATCGCCGTGTTGCCTGGGAATGCGCCGCCCGTCGCCCACTTCAACGCCGATCCCCTCATCGGCCACGGCGATGTGCAGTTCAATAATCAATCGCTGGGTGCTATCTCGACTCTCCTTTGGACCTTCGGCGATGAAGAATCTTCGGACGAGTGGAGCCCGCTGCATCATTACGCGATGCCCGACACCTACACCGTCTGTCTGGAGGTCGGCGGCGCCGGCGGCACCGATGAGGAGTGCAAGATCGACTATATAATTATCGTCGATCCGGAGACGGTCGTCGCGGGCTTCACGCCTTCCGACACGTTCGGTGTTGTTCCCGCTCCGATCGCCTTCACCAACACCTCGAGCGGAACGATCGACACCTATCACTGGGACTTCGGCGACGGCGATTCCTCGAGTGTCGCGAATCCTGTCCACACCTATACTGCCGTGGGCGATTTCACCGTGACATTGATCGCCGCGGGGCCGGCCAATAGCGACACTGCAAGCGTTGGGATCAGGATGTTGCCGGCCGAAGCGATCATCACCGCTGTCGACGATGTCCCGGATGACCAGGGGGGTCAGGTTCTCGTTTCCTTCAATCGCAGCGGCCACGATACCAACTCACCACGATCCGAGATCTATGCGGTGGAGGCCTTTTACAATAGCCAATGGGTAACTCTTCTCTCCGGCGGGGCATACGGGCAGGAAGGCTACATCTATCTTGTCCCCACCTTCTGCGATTCAACCGCGGCCGACCCTTGCCTGACCCAGTTCCGGGTGATCGCCCATATGGACGAGGGTATTTTTATCAGCGATCCCATGACGGGATACTCCGTCGACAATATCGCCCCTTCCGTCCCCGAGGGATTTCAGATAACTTTCTCCCCCGGTGCCAGCATCCTCTCCTGGAATCCCTGTCCCGATGACGATTTCCAGTACTTCAACATTTACAGAGGCCCCGATGCCGATTTCGAGCCCTCGCCGGAAAATCTGGCGCATCAAACGATCGCCACGCACTGGGCCGACGAGAGTCCCGGCCACACCCTCTTTTACAAATTGACGGCCGTCGATAACGCCGGCAATGAGAGCGGTCCGGCCCTGGCGAGTGACGCCAGCGGCGCGGCCGGTGAACTCTCCATCAATCGATTCGCCCTGCACCCCTGCCGGCCGAACCCGCTCAATTCACGCACGATGATCATCTACGATGTCCCGCGATCCAATATTGTTGTCACCCTCCGAATCTATGATGAGCAGGGGCGGATCGTGCGGCATCTTGTGGATGGGCCGATCGCCGCGGGACGTCATACGGTCATCTGGGACGGGCGGGATAACCAGAACCGGAAGGTTGCCTCGGGTATCTACTTTTACAAGCTCGAGAGTGACGGCTTCAGCCAGGCGCGGAAATTGAGCTTGCTGCGTTGA